From Equus przewalskii isolate Varuska chromosome 2, EquPr2, whole genome shotgun sequence:
GGTGGCCACGTGCTCCTGTGCTCCCCGCAAACCAGTGCCTTCACGCACACGCGAGTGCACAGGCCCTCCCTCACGTAGAGGCGTAGGCCTGTATGCGCTGCAATAGCCTGTGTTGGTTTCCTGGCACCTCCAGGCCCTCACGAGCACCCCCATGTGCACACCTCCAGGACGTGTGCTGGCAGGGTCTGACCCCTCCCGCCTAAGCAGCCTCTCTGATCTAACCCTGCCCAGACACTGGGGAGGGGGTTAGCCCACTCCTCCCCAGAAGGGCCGTCAGAGGCATGACACCAAGTGTTTGCAAACCTCCAaacctgcctccttccttcctcctctctgcttctgggGACCAGTGGTTCCTTCTCTGATTTCCCCTGGGCCACCAGAAACCCCTAGTTGTGGCTCCAGGGAGCCGGGGCGGGGGTGTACAAGGGCAGCCATAGGGAAGCGGAGAcacagggaggtggagagaggctcagaggaaacagcaaggatCTGAGATGTGTGGGAGGCAGAGTCGGTCCAGAGAAGACAGCGGGAGGCAGTGGGAGGGCCTCTGGGGTGGGTCTGAGCGCAGGCTCCAGAGGTGCTCAAGGCAGGGCATGGGGTAGCCCAGTGGATGTCAGAGAAAGGGAAGCGCGTATGTCCGGGAGGACCTACCCCAGCCTCCTAAGTGTGGCCCCCGCCTGGTGCCCACCCCAGGAATGGGCCAAGCCAGGAGTGTCTTCTGGAGCAGCAAGGACCTCCCGAGAGCTCAGGCACCCCCCTGAAGCCAGCAAAGGCAGAGGGACGAACCTTGGGGGAGCACAAGAGGGCAGCCTCTCCCACACACTGACCCTACGCAGCTCCCCAGCATGGCTGGCCCCTCTGGGAGGGCAGGTGAGGGCAGGGCATGTTAATACCTGTAGATGGGGTCCATGAAGAAGGGCGACGGCTTGGCGTAGTGCAGCGACGGCTGCTGGGGCAGCTGCGCCGGGCACACCTTGGGCAGCCCCTCACCGGCACCCAGCCTGCGCTCGCCATACACGTGGTTCTTGCGGGGCTCCCGGCCCCCTCCGTTCTGGCTGGCTCGGACGCGGCTGCCGATGCTCAGGTCCAGCGGCTGCTCCTCTCCAGATGCGGGCGCCGGGGGCACCTTGGGCACGGGCAGGATGGGCTTGGCCTCTTTTGGTTTGGTGGTGAGGTCAAAGGGGGACTCGGCACTGGGGCCGCCCACCTTGAGGGCATCCCGGGGTGACTTTGGCTCAGCCTTGACCAGCAAGTTGTGGGTGAGTGTGCGGTCCGTGAAGGGGTAGAGGGCGTGGGGGAAGTTGGGCAGGAGCTGGAAGGGGAACACGGAGTGGTAGGGCAGCGCGCCCAGCTTCTTCTCCTGCATGCCCACGAAGCCGGGCCCGAAGTACTTCTCCGCGATGGAGGCGATGGCCTTGATGGAGTCGCCCGCGGCCCCCGACGCCGTCAGCAGCTGCTCGTCGGGTGGCGGGAAGAAGGAGTGCTGGGAACAGAAGAGGGGCACCTCGCCCACGCTGTTCGGGGCCCCCGGGGGAGCTGTGCCGCCCCCACACTCGGCCTTGCCCTCGGCCGCCTTGCCCTTGGCCTTGGCCTTGTCGCGGTCGCTGTCCACGTCGCTGTCCAGGTCCGAGCCCGTCCCTGTGGTCGTGTCCAGGTCGGTCCCCGTCGTGGTGTTGACGTCCTCGAAGTCGCTGCCGTCCGACATGTCGCTGCTCCGGGTCTTGAGCTTCTCGGCGTATGAGTCCTCGAGGCGGCTCTCGAACTTCTCCTCGGGCCCCGAGGCTGCCGTGGCGCCCTGGCCGCTGTTGCCGACGGCGGAGACGAGGGGTAGGGCCGGGTtccccagggggctggggagctTGGCATCCTGGGTGTGGTTCAGGGGGCTCTTGAGCAGCGGCGTGGGAGGTAGCAGGGGCGGCCGGGGGTACAGGGACGGAGGGAAGATGCCCGGGAAGCCGGGGGTGAGCGCGGGGAACGCCGGGGGCGCCGCGGAGAAGGGCAGGCTCCCTGGGTGCGGCCTGGAGGGGAAGTACTCATTGAAGCCCAGGCTGGCGTGGTTGAGGTTGGGAGGGGGCTTGGCCTTGTCCATcatggggctgggggtgaggggcaggccCGGGGCGAAGATGCCGCCTGGCGGGTAATGGTTCTTGCCCTCGCAGAAGCGCCGGTGCTTGTTGAGGGAGGAGGTAGTGCTGAACATCTGCCCACAGTCCTTGCACTTGATCTGCGTGCGGCAGTCGGCGTGCATCCGCTTGTGCCGGCACAGGTTGGAGAACTGCGTGTAGGATTTGTGGCAGACCTCACCTAAAACATCAGCAGAAAGCAAAGACGAACACGATATGAAATTAAGAGAAACTCTGTGGTTTCCGGGGAGCAGGATGAAGGGCGCTTCTGGCCTCGGTGACAGGAGCAGCCCCTGCTTGTGTgtgagcacgtgtgtgtgtatatgagtgtgcCTGCACATGTACATGCAAGTGTGTATGTGTTCGTGTGAGCACATgtacatgcatatgtgtatatatgtgtgcctGTATGTGCTTGCATCTGTGTATTTgggcacacatgcatgtgtgtctGCAGCCACACGTCTGTATGCATGAGTGTGTgccgtgcatgtgtgtgcatgtgcatatgttGTATGTGTGCTGCCAGTATATATGTGCTTGTACGTGTGTATGCATgaacacatgcatgtgtgcatgtactTGTGCCTGTACATATGTATGCtggtgtatgcatgtgtgtgtgcatttgcacTGTTGGTGCAAGTGTGTTGTGCACGTGTGCACaagtgtttatgtgtgtgtgcgcacatctGTATCCATGTGcctgcacgtgtgtgcacacatacacacgtgaGTGCACTCTACCCTGGCGCTGCCCTCTGATCACCAGCATGGATTGGCAAGGACCGTCTGTGCCTTCCCTGGGGTCCTTGGGCCAGCTTGGGCAGGTCTCACAGTGACTCAACCTTCTCTGTTGGAAAATGGGGTGCTGCCACTGCTGGCGCCCTCCTTCCCCAAGAGTGTCTGCAGTTTGGGGTCCAAGGTCTTCTGAAATCGCTCCCAGCGTTGGGTGACGCCATGGCATGCAGCCCCGTCTGCAGCTGCATCAGCTCGCCTGGGACTCCGGCCCTACCTGCCTGCCCACTTGGTGACACTGTCCCCGtaggggagagaggaaaacacCAACCCCCCAGGGTATCTCCGGCTTTCTAAAGTTGAAAACGATCCcaactctctccctcctctctctgtcccaggCCCTGCGACCCACACCCAGGAGACAGAGGCCTCCGGGGGACCAGCCCACTCGGGCTCTTCTCAGGGAGTGTGGGCTTTGGGAACACGCTCCTGGTGGTGCACGGTCACTGTCTGGGGGTGTCCTgaaggtggggatgggagggaagccCCAGTTGGGCTGTGCGGAGAGGCGCTGGTTCCAGGTTTGAGAAAAGTGACACCTCCCCAAAttgggaggcagaggcagcaggctgCTCTGCTCCTGACAGGAGACAGCAGCGCCGGCCAGAGCCCAGCACCAGCACCCGAGGCCCAGTGGACCCCGTCTCGCCATTTTCCCAATGGCCTGTGGTGGAGTATCTGCAAATCGCcagctttctttctcctcttgtttttctAACCAGAAAGtgaggaacacacacacacatgcatgcatgcatgcacacacaccctgcGTGTGTCTCTCTCTGCAGGACAATTTGCTTCCTAAACGCAGCCCCAGTGGAAACAATGATTTCAGCGTGGCTCTTGCTCACCACAAATCCTCAACTGCCTGATGTCACGCTATTCCAGCCAAGAGCTTTGGCCCTGAGATTATCGTGTTCTTTAATCACAACATCTATTTATATTAGCGGCTCTGCCTTCCTGGTCGTCTGGCATGGCGGGACGTTCTCAAGGCTGGGGGGAGAACGTGCTGCCTGATTTAACGGCATCTGCCCTTTCTGGGAGGTGCCAATGCAGAGGTGCTGCTCCCCGGGGATGGTCTATAAATACCCCCGTGGCTCTGCTAGCCTCCAGAGGGCTCTGTGACATACCCCCGGCCCCAGCAGGGCTCTGTCAGTGCCTTGTTGGTGGCCGCTGCCCTCCTGAGCTTGGAAACTGGCCGTGAGCAGGTCTCCTACCCCAGGCAGCTCCCAGGAGGGGCCTCCCAGGCCAGCAGCCAAGCCTGGGCACAGGGAACCTGGGAACCCTCCGTTCCCATCCACCTGCTCACATGATGGGTGGGGGGTTCCTGCAGAAACGCTGGGGCTACAGAGAGGCCTCTGGGAGACTGAGGTCCCGGGAGAGGCAAGTCCCAGACCTAGGATGGCTGACAGCTGGCTCAGAGCTGGCAAAGTGAGGTGGCTGCCTGCAGGGGCTGGGATAGGCCTGGGCAGCCCACAGCAAGCTGGACGTGGGGACCAGTGCCTGATGGAGGGTGCCGCCCAGGCCCTGCCAGGACCCACAGGGGCCCTGGCCAGTACTTGTCCCGGTCAgcagtttcttttccttgtagGTTGTGTGTGGATGCACattcccccaccacacacacacacacacacacattccaaaATTTCTGGAAAGTGCCCACAGGAGACTGCCTGCCTGTGCGCCCAGATACCCCACCCCctctctcacatgcacacacttgaCCACCCTGGTCATCGAGGAGGGGGCGCGGGAGCTTCTAGCCAGGTTTTGGTGCTGATCCACAGGTGCCGTGGGTGTGCACCCACATGCCGCCCAGGGGTGGATGCAGAGTCTGTGCACACTAGCGACTATCCGGCTTCAACTAGTTGGTGGCAACTGTGTGCCTCCAAGCGACTGCTCTCCTCTTAGAAGTGCCATGTGGGTACCCCCCCGCCCCGTGCGCAGCGCTCTCTCTCCAGGCCTCACCACAGCCCCCTCCCGTGGGCCACAGGATGCGCAAGATCGTGCTTCACGTCTGACTTCTAGAATTTGTGCCACCCTCTCTGAACGAAATGTTCACACACGCAACCTGGCAAGCGCAGGTTTCTCTTTGGCTTTGCCCCTTAGCCAAAAGCCAAGGCCCCAAGGCGAGTGTGGAGCCCGGCAGCAGGCGGAGAGCGCTGGCCCCTGGCAAGGACCCGACCAGCTTGCCCCAAGCTCTCCACCTCCACAAGGGGAGGCTGTGCTGGCTCCGGGAACAGCGGGCTCAGATCCTTCCAGAGAACGGCAGCTCCTGGAACTCATGTGATCCACGCGATTCAGTGAGACTTCACACAGCTCGTGTGCATGCCCACAAGGCAAGAGCTCTTAAGCCTGCATGCAATTTTCCTGAGTCTCAGCTTAAAAACTCTGAGCTACTATCTGGTGCACACATACGCACCCCCTCCCATAGGGGGACTCGCTGGGATGCTCATCCCCGGAAAGTAGGACACCATGCACCTCCAGTGGCAAAGTCATGACCCCCAGCCCCACCGCCACCCAGCttgcctcctcccagctcccctcaGAGGGAGTGGGCCTTGCCCCTGGAGCCAGGCGGTGGGGCTGCCCACACCACTGCTTAGATGCTCTCTTTCCAGGGCCTGCAGGTGAAGGAGGTGGTGGGTGAGCAGAAAGACTGCCCTAGAGGAGGGGCCGACAGGCAGGGCTTTGCTTCCTCGCCTGGGGGAGCCAGTGACCCAGGTGGATTATGGTCTGAGTCACTTCTAGGAGGACAGTTGGAACATTGGGCTGGGGGCAGTGGGCAGGAGGGGGGCACAGTCCCAACTACCCAACAAAGACTTGACTGGCCAGTTGGCATGGCCTCTTTGGGGCAGGTGTCTGGCACCTGAACAGCCCCCGCATTGGTGAAGACACCCTGACCCAGTCCCCAGGCTCGCAGAGTCACCTGCTCTCGCACTGATGTGCTGGAGCCCAAGAGGCCCTGGTCCACGACCCGGGGTCAGGAGCCAGGCCCCTTGAGCTAGAACTCAGGCTCCGCAGCATGGCCTCCAGCGCCTGGTCACttgtctctaagcctcagtttccctctctgtcaGCTGGAGATGGTGCAGCCCTGCTCTGTACGGTTCTGTAAGGATGCCGTGAGATAATGTGCGTGAAACGATGACTCAGCGCAACGCTGGTGTGAATGGCTTAGTGACAACGTTGGTGTGAAATGACTCAACACAACTTGTGTGACATGAGTTAGCACAATCTCGTGTGAATGATGACTCAGCGCAATGCTGGAGTGGAATGGTGACTCAGCACAATGCTAGGCAGAGAGGAACCTTCAGTGGCTTCCAAACCCACTGAAAATTGGGGTCGTGACCTTGCACTGGCCCACAAGGTGCCCGGGACCTGGCCTTGTGATGTCTgacccctctcctcttccttctcctcactcAAGCCCTAAACCGATCCCGGCCTCAAGGCCTCTGTGCTGGAAGTCCCTTGTCCGGCGCCTCCTCTGCAGGCGCCCCCTCGGATCACTCCTGCTTGTCTTCAGAGGCTGGGCCATCCTGGCCTCCCATTGTATTCACAGGGGCAgcggccccccaccccaccctgggccGCCCCCTGGCACCTAGAGAGCCTCCTGCCCCCCAGGCTGAGGCCTGTCACATGTGCTGTTATCATTTATATGGCTTAGCCTATCTCCTCCACTGGGGGGTAAGCTCCATGGGGACAGGGGCCCAGCAGCTTATGGCCAACCCCTGCCCCTGGACAGCGGTGAACACGCAGCCCCAGGTTCCCCAAAGGCTGCGAGGGTGAGCAGCGCTGGATGAACATGTGGCGGGGCGGGAATGGGACGGCGGGCCACTGGCTCCTGCAGGTCCTTCCCCACCACCCACTGCCACCTCTGGCCACTGGAGGGATAAGCGTGGGGACCAAGGCGGGTTGTAGGGGAAAGGGAGGCCAGACCAAGAGAGCCGAATCACAAAAGGAGAGGGTACAAGGAAGAGAAGGTGGCACCAGAGAGCAATGGGGCCGGGGCTTCACATGGCAGCAGGAGTGTTGGAACAAACAGGAGTCCTAGGGGCGGGCAAGAGGCTGAGGAGTCCGTCCTGGGCCTGCCTCCAAGAGCGCCTGCCCCAGATGAGCGGCCCGGCTGGGGACGACTTACATATGAAAGGCTTGACGGTGCTGTGGATATGCTTGTGCTGCTTGAGGCCCGAGGATGTGGCGAAGGTCTTCCCGCAGTCGGGGCAGGCGTGCGCCCGCGCGCCCACGTGCTGGGAGCGGATGTGCCGCTGCAGGTTGCTGGGGTCCGTGAACACCTGGGGAGACGGACACTGTGGGCTCCCGTCGCCTCTGGCTGCCCTAACCAGGCAGTTCTGGTCGAGGGATGGGGCTCTCACTCGCCGTTCTGCCCCCTACGCTGAGCCTGGCCAACCAGCTCTCTGCTGGAGCCGTGACCCACCCGACAGCACTAGGGGAGCCGCCCAGCCTCCCCTAGACTCTGATTCCTCAATAACAGTTCCCAGGAGAACTGTGGCTGCGAGGATGCTCAAGGCAGGAACACAGAAAGCGTTTTTAAGCTGAAGTGCCATGATATGGGATGGCTTGTGGGTGGGGAGGCTGACCCCTGCCAGCCTCACCTTCCACATCGggggggtggggccgggggcaggagccctccctggaggggaGTCAGGTCTGGTGCCGCTCAGGCCTCGTTCCTGCTGCGTGGCCCAGCACACTTCCTCTCTTCCCGGGAAACAGAAGGAGCCGGATGACTCCCGGGCATCTCACTCGCTCTCCACCCTTCATCTGGATTTTTACAGCAGGGGCGAGGCAGGCGCAGGCGGGCCGGTGAGCACGCGGAGCGGGGCTCACATACGTTAGTTACCTTCACGCAGTTTTCACATTCGAAGCGCTTGCCGCTGTCGTGGGACATCTGGTGGCGGATGAGGTTGGACTTCCAGTTGAAGGCCTTGGGACACTGGTCACACTTGTACTCTCGCTCCTCTGTGTGCACGATCATGTGCTGCTCCAAGCTGTGCACAGAGGACGGGGGTCACCGTGGGGCCCACCACCCGGGAAGAGGGGCCCTGAACCCAGCACGGCCTGTTCTCAGCAGCCCCTCGGAACCCCCACCAGGTCCTGCTGGGGGATCAGAGCGAGTCCTCGCAGCGTGTCTGCCCACCTCCTCTCTGGACGGGGCAAGGAGATGGAGGGGCAGAAACGGTCTTCCCACATCAGATGGGGAGGCAGCCGGTACCTGGACAGAAGCCGATGCCCAGAGAGGGCTCAGGCCCTTGTCCAAGACCACCCTGCAGGCAGCCAGAGGCAGGGCGGGACCACAACTCACTTCCCAGCGGCTCTTCAAGACAATGTGAACAGTGAAGCTAACCTTGGGCCTAAGAAAAAAGGAGTCTGGAAGCTTTTGACACTGCCATGAGCCCCAGGGTTGGGTGAGGCCTGGGAAACCCAAGGACACCGCCTGGCCAGGCCGAGAGCCCGCCACGCACACATGAAGGAGGCAGGCCGGGGTGGATGAGCCGGTCTCCAAATGAGAtgtgatggggtggggagggcacagcTGCCCGGGAGAGGCCGCGGCACTTGGACGAACGAGCAGCTCCTAATCCCCTCCTCTCGGGGGACAGCCCGCTTCTCCTCCTGTCCCAGGTATGACCGTTAATCTTCATGAAGAGAGCAGCAATACATCACGGCCCGTTAATTAGGGGCCCAGCCATCCATTAGATCAGAAACGCTTGGTTCCTGCGCAGCACAGATTGTATCTTTTTCCCTGTTGTTAATTGTGATTTATGTGTTTATGTAAAGAAAACACGGACCCTCTTGAGCAGCGCTTACCGCCAAGGGCCTCAGTCGGGATTTGCCCAAACGCTTATTTTCTCCGTCATCTGTTCAGGGTGGAGGGTTTCCCGTCCCCAGGGAAGCCGTGGGGGGATTGGCATCAGTTCCCCCAGTCCCACAGCCAGTTAGTGACCTGACAGGGTTTCACTCTGACTTTGTCAGGCTGTCCTGGAGGACGTTCTcgaaggcaggaggagggaccCACACTGGAAAAGTGGCCACGGGTCCCTAGAGGACTGGGACCATGTGTCCTGGCTGCTCCCCACGAAGCCCAGGGGTTCTCACCAGTCCCCAGGGCCCCAGATCCCAGGTCCTGAATCCTGCCGGGCCCTGGAATCCTGCCTGGCAGCTTGGGCCTGCTCTAGGCTGACCATGTCCAGTTGTCACACAGCTGGCCTGGTACTCTGTGTCCATGTCTGTGAAGTCTCCCTGGACAGACAGGTGCTGCCCATGGGGAGCAGAGGCTGGTGCCTGGGGTGGAGGGATAAGGGGACTCCTGGGTaccccctcctgctcctgaccACTGTCTGAGAAGGAGTCACTCACGTGTCTGGAGGGCCAGGCCACTCCACGAACCCCCGGGCAGCAGGGTGTTGCCGTCCCCCGTCCTTGTCTCGGACTTTACTGCAGAAGTAGCGCTGGGGCTCGACCCCTGCACGTCTCGGGGTCTGGCCCTCATTTCTTGACTTCCCTCTAGTCTGTCTCCACAGCTCAGCCCTCACTGTGCAGAATGGCCAGGCCAGCGGTGTCTCAACAGGGCAACTTGTGGATCCTCCCGGGGTGGGAGGGCTCTGACCGGAGGCCTGGCCTTCACGGTCAGAGCTGGGAGCACTGTGGCCTCCAGCCGCCAGCTCATGGGCCTGCTCTGTCCCCAGCGCCAGATGAATGGGCCGGGGTACCTGCCCCTGAGGTGTGCCGCGCTCGAGGGGACCCTTGTCTCCAGCTGGCCCTGGAGTCCTCTGCGTCCAGCATGGACAGGGCTGAGGGATGAGGGCTGACCTCTGCCCTTCTCAGGCTCCCTCTGTGCTCCCAGGGCCGCTGACCCTGCTGTCCCAGACtggctcctggggagggaggagggaagaggagcaggcggaggggaggggcagcaccTGTACTTGTTCGGGAACATCCGCTCGCAGTCCTTGCACTCGTGGGCCTGCCCGTCGCTGCCCGTGCCACCCACGCCCTCCGGCTTGAGCTCCTCGCCCAGGCCCTGGTAGAGCGCGGCCCCCACCGAGCTGCATGCGTACTTCTTGTGACGCCGCAGGTCCAGCTTGGACTGGAAGAGCTCATCACACATGTCACAGCGGAACGTGGGCTCCTCTGCAAGAAAGAGGACAGGAGGCGGGTGGGCGAGCCTGAgacctgccccagggcccagggccgcGAGGGGGTGCGGGACACCGTGGGGCCTGCCTCCCCCACTGGCTGTTccccctcctgcttccttcctgccctcatCCCCGACCTAGGAGTGGCTGCCCAGAGGGTGTGGAGACCACAGGGACCCAGGTCTGCATCAAAAGAAACACTGAGAAACGCTGGGCCCCTCCCTGCGTCGAGGTCGTTGTGGGCTTGAGAAGGCCCCCCGCTCGGGAGCGGAGAAGGAAGCCAGGCCAAGTGCTTTGTTTATGAATTAGGAGAAAAAAGACGACAGAGCTCTAATGCATATCATAAATTATTGTCGTCAAGGTCAAACAAATTAAAAGAGGGGCAGCTATTACTAAGTTTACGAGGCGGCATCCTGACCACTGTGCCAAGCCAAACAATCAGCCCAGAGCTGTAAATTTCCTCGGGGGACGACCTCCGGGCCCCTCCCCGGCACCCCCGCTGGCGGCCGCCTGACAGCAGCTCTTCCCCAGAGCGGGTCCCATCCCCGCCCGGGGTGGACCCCGGGTCCCTCTCAGGTCTGGAGAACACGTGCACTAAAGCTCTTGCGCAAAGGAACTGaaaggtgtgcatgtgtgtgcttgtCAGCGAATGTGTGAATGCACGTGTGCTTCTTGTGCATGGGTGTGCAACTGTGTGCGCATGGGTGTGAAGATCTGAGCCTACCTGCACCTGTGTCTATGTATCCTTGTGTGAATTTGTAGGCATTTTTGTGCCTCTACCCTCATGTTTGTGTTGGTGCGTTTATGTATTcacgtgtatgtgtgcacatgtgtgaatGTGCAAGTGTGTTTCTGTATGTGGCTACAAGTGTGGAAAATTTGTGTTTGCATATCTTCACACTAGCACACATCTGTGGGCAAGTGTGCCTGAGTGTTTGGGCATGTGTACATTTGCGCATttttgtgtgttcatgtgtgtgctTACTTTGCACATGTGAATGTttctgtgcacatgtgtgtgcacatttgtGTGCTAGGTGAGCAATGCACAGAAATGTTAAGTATACATGTTCGTGTGCATGGTTGACTATGTGTTAGGTGTTGAGTGTGCATGTgttggtgtgtgtatatgtatatgagcGAATGCATGCACATCTGTGTGCAAATATGCACTTGTGTGCATTGGTGTGTCTGTGTAAATGTGTATGCAGTTGTGCATgcgtgaatatgtgtgtgtgtatttgtgtgtgaatgtgcagGTGTTATGTGATTGTACTTGTGTGCGTGTGTTAGTGTGTGcttgtgtgaatgtgtgtgggaTGGTATGCACACATTTGTGTGCAAGAGTGAAGGTTTGTGAGTGTGGATGAGTGTCTGTGTACACCTGTGACTGTGCGTTTGAGTGTGAGTATGTGtctttgtgtgcatgtgtttcagcatgtgtgtgtgtgtgtgtgtgcacatgcacgaGGACCCCgcccagcactgagcacagcCTTAATAACTTTGGATTGAATGCTGACCAACAGGACCTGACCTAAGGGGTGGAGGAGCCAAGGAGGTGGGGCGGTGGGGGGAAGGGGGACCGGGGCTGCCCCGGCCCCTCCTTGTGCCATAGAGACCACGGTAACTGTTTCCCAGTGCTAAGCAGAGGGTGGGCAGCTCTGCAGCCTGGGCACTgcgggctggggagagggagggccacCTCCCCAGGACCGGAAGCTTCCCCGAGCCTAAGGGCGGAGGCACTGCTCCGGGTGTCTGGCCACACCCAGCATCCCCACTGGTGGGCACCCAGCACCCTCTGACGCCCAAGGGGACCTTTCTGCAGGAGCTGCTCTAGGTGCCCTTGGCCAAGCCCCCTGGGCGCTGGCCGACACCCTCGGATTCACAAGCACCGAATCACCAAATGTGACTTTTGTTCATGTCTTTGCCTGGGGACGTGTGCGGATGGGGCAGGCCTGGCAGGCTCCTGCGCTGGGCAGACGCAGCCTGAGGCTGGGCGTCCCCGCCAGCTCTCTGATGGGAGTCTGCTGTCAAGAAAGTGCTTGtttggagaaaaacaagaagaggaagggaaaaaacagcTCGCACTCAGCGTCTGGGGAGTCAGGTTACAacacccagccctgctctggggccGTGAGTGGGTGCAGCGGCCTGAGCTTGGGCCTCTGGGACTTGGAAGGCTCCCTCCCGAACGTCTCCCCAGACGCTGGCCTTCTCGCCTCCTTCCAGTCCATTGTGCAGCCGGCCCACACAAACCACAGGACTCGgggatggaggagacagagagggcGCCACACCAGGGACCCTTAAGCGAGCATTTGCAAACACAGTGGCCAGCAGGACCCTGGCATTCCCACCAACGGACAGAGTGGCTGGGCAGAAGGAACAGGGGCGAGGGGCCCCAAGGCCGACGGGAGAGCAAAGTCAGAGAAGATTCGAAAACAAAACCCATCAAGGCACAGGGCCGGCGCTCAGGTGCCAGGGTGGAGCCCCAAATATGATCCACGGGATGGGGGAGGTGGGCAGCGATGATGCACTTTACAGAATAACCAGCCGGCAAGTCCACGAAGCCTGCCTTTACAATAGAAACCGAGAACGCAGACCCTTTTCAGGAAAATGTCTACTGTGAAATAGTGTGACTAATAACATGAATGCCCGAGGTCTGAGGAGCCTCCACATGGCTGGCACTGTCCTGAGAACTTTACGGTATTCTCGCATCTAAGCCTCTCGACAATGCATGCACACGCAGGGGGACTATTTTTACGTCCTCTTCATAATTGGTAAACTGAGGCTGGAAGACACTGAGTCACCTGCCTGGAGCACTGAGCGGAAGTGGCAGAGCCGTGGAACTGGAGCCTTTGTACTGTGGGGTCCCCAGGAAACGGGCAGTGGAGCCCCGACTTCCCACTGCGGGTGTGAGAAATGCACCATGCGTGGTGTGGATTTCCTTTCTAGCTGAGGGCTGAGAGTCCCATTTCAGAGAAGAGCTGGATGCACAGACCCCACAAAACTGCTCTTGCGGGTTTATTCTGACGTCCTGGGCTGGAATGAGGCTGAGGTGGAGCCCTCCCACGGCATCATGATTAAGTTAGAAATGCAATTTGTATTTTAGTCTTTCTGGACCAAACTAAGAACAACCACAGAAGTcgaaatttgaaaacaaagacaagaaaaaatgccAACCCCACCCATCCAATAACACTGACCaacttatt
This genomic window contains:
- the PRDM16 gene encoding histone-lysine N-methyltransferase PRDM16 isoform X11, which codes for MLTDAEVSTQEGCIQKISEDLGSEKFCVDANQAGAGSWLKYIRVACSCDDQNLTMCQINEQIYYKVIKDIEPGEELLVHVKEGAYSLGTVPPNLDEEPTFRCDMCDELFQSKLDLRRHKKYACSSVGAALYQGLGEELKPEGVGGTGSDGQAHECKDCERMFPNKYSLEQHMIVHTEEREYKCDQCPKAFNWKSNLIRHQMSHDSGKRFECENCVKVFTDPSNLQRHIRSQHVGARAHACPDCGKTFATSSGLKQHKHIHSTVKPFICEVCHKSYTQFSNLCRHKRMHADCRTQIKCKDCGQMFSTTSSLNKHRRFCEGKNHYPPGGIFAPGLPLTPSPMMDKAKPPPNLNHASLGFNEYFPSRPHPGSLPFSAAPPAFPALTPGFPGIFPPSLYPRPPLLPPTPLLKSPLNHTQDAKLPSPLGNPALPLVSAVGNSGQGATAASGPEEKFESRLEDSYAEKLKTRSSDMSDGSDFEDVNTTTGTDLDTTTGTGSDLDSDVDSDRDKAKAKGKAAEGKAECGGGTAPPGAPNSVGEVPLFCSQHSFFPPPDEQLLTASGAAGDSIKAIASIAEKYFGPGFVGMQEKKLGALPYHSVFPFQLLPNFPHALYPFTDRTLTHNLLVKAEPKSPRDALKVGGPSAESPFDLTTKPKEAKPILPVPKVPPAPASGEEQPLDLSIGSRVRASQNGGGREPRKNHVYGERRLGAGEGLPKVCPAQLPQQPSLHYAKPSPFFMDPIYSRVEKRKVTDPVGVLKEKYLRPSPLLFHPQMSAIETMTEKLESFAALKADSGSSLQPLPHHPFNFRSPPPTLSDPILRKGKERYTCRYCGKIFPRSANLTRHLRTHTGEQPYRCKYCDRSFSISSNLQRHVRNIHNKEKPFKCHLCNRCFGQQTNLDRHLKKHEHEHVPVSQHAGVLTNHLGTSASSPTSESDNHALLDEKEDSYFSEIRNFIANSEMNQASTRTDKRPEVQDLDGSSQCPGLASGKPEDEEEEEEELEEDDDDSLAGKSQDDTVSPTPEPQGAYEDEDEEPPTSLAVGFDHTRRRMQ
- the PRDM16 gene encoding histone-lysine N-methyltransferase PRDM16 isoform X9 codes for the protein MLTDAEVSTQEGCIQKISEDLGSEKFCVDANQAGAGSWLKYIRVACSCDDQNLTMCQINEQIYYKVIKDIEPGEELLVHVKEGAYSLGTVPPNLDEEPTFRCDMCDELFQSKLDLRRHKKYACSSVGAALYQGLGEELKPEGVGGTGSDGQAHECKDCERMFPNKYSLEQHMIVHTEEREYKCDQCPKAFNWKSNLIRHQMSHDSGKRFECENCVKVFTDPSNLQRHIRSQHVGARAHACPDCGKTFATSSGLKQHKHIHSTVKPFICEVCHKSYTQFSNLCRHKRMHADCRTQIKCKDCGQMFSTTSSLNKHRRFCEGKNHYPPGGIFAPGLPLTPSPMMDKAKPPPNLNHASLGFNEYFPSRPHPGSLPFSAAPPAFPALTPGFPGIFPPSLYPRPPLLPPTPLLKSPLNHTQDAKLPSPLGNPALPLVSAVGNSGQGATAASGPEEKFESRLEDSYAEKLKTRSSDMSDGSDFEDVNTTTGTDLDTTTGTGSDLDSDVDSDRDKAKAKGKAAEGKAECGGGTAPPGAPNSVGEVPLFCSQHSFFPPPDEQLLTASGAAGDSIKAIASIAEKYFGPGFVGMQEKKLGALPYHSVFPFQLLPNFPHALYPFTDRTLTHNLLVKAEPKSPRDALKVGGPSAESPFDLTTKPKEAKPILPVPKVPPAPASGEEQPLDLSIGSRVRASQNGGGREPRKNHVYGERRLGAGEGLPKVCPAQLPQQPSLHYAKPSPFFMDPIYSRVEKRKVTDPVGVLKEKYLRPSPLLFHPQGFACSYGLLPLGGGGAPGPWSMSSPEIQMSAIETMTEKLESFAALKADSGSSLQPLPHHPFNFRSPPPTLSDPILRKGKERYTCRYCGKIFPRSANLTRHLRTHTGEQPYRCKYCDRSFSISSNLQRHVRNIHNKEKPFKCHLCNRCFGQQTNLDRHLKKHEHEHVPVSQHAGVLTNHLGTSASSPTSESDNHALLDEKEDSYFSEIRNFIANSEMNQASTRTDKRPEVQDLDGSSQCPGLASGKPEDEEEEEEELEEDDDDSLAGKSQDDTVSPTPEPQGAYEDEDEEPPTSLAVGFDHTRRCVEEQPSGLLALEPVPTFGKGLDLRRAAEEAFEVKDVLNSTLDSEALKQTLYRQAKNQAYAMMLSLSEDAPLHTSSQSPLDAWLNISGATPESGAFNPINHL